A part of Paenibacillus sp. sptzw28 genomic DNA contains:
- the uvsE gene encoding UV DNA damage repair endonuclease UvsE has protein sequence MIVRFGFVAMSMLLQNASPSKTMTYTNFAKLADREAALRKLERIAEENLRNTLRLLRHCFAHDIMVYRFSSKLIPLVTHDDLKEWSPWDVLGQPLADLGAFVRSKQMRVSFHPDHFCVFSTPRPEVLVKSCDDLTYHLRILEAMGLDETAKCNIHIGGAYGDKPASAERFVRQFGDLPVRFRSRITLENDDKTFTARETLNSAEEVGTPMVLDLHHHAVNDGGETASSLYSELWPRILRTWDIPPKGNTDVQAKESPERQTAADTAGQAVPRTAAVAASPAEADASAADDGSGRRGMEAGAAGSCGSGAEAGAALPAKLPPKLHVSSPKSEKDPRGHADYVEVEPLLRFLRETEGSVDRLDCMIEAKQKDAALFKLMDDFRSLEAAGEGVRIIDGASIEVL, from the coding sequence ATGATTGTCCGCTTCGGCTTTGTCGCCATGAGTATGCTGCTGCAGAATGCTTCGCCGTCCAAAACGATGACGTATACGAATTTCGCGAAGCTAGCCGATCGTGAAGCGGCTCTGCGCAAGCTGGAGCGGATAGCCGAAGAAAACCTGAGAAACACATTGAGGCTGCTCAGGCACTGCTTTGCGCACGACATTATGGTATACCGGTTCTCATCCAAGCTTATTCCGCTCGTCACGCATGACGATTTGAAGGAATGGTCGCCTTGGGATGTCTTGGGACAACCGCTTGCCGATCTTGGCGCATTCGTGAGGTCCAAGCAAATGAGGGTCTCTTTCCACCCTGATCATTTCTGCGTTTTCAGCACGCCTCGTCCGGAAGTTTTGGTCAAATCGTGCGATGATCTAACCTATCATCTGCGTATTCTTGAGGCGATGGGGCTGGACGAGACGGCCAAATGCAACATTCACATCGGCGGGGCATACGGGGACAAGCCTGCTTCGGCGGAGCGGTTTGTGCGGCAGTTCGGCGATTTGCCTGTGCGCTTCAGAAGCCGCATCACGCTGGAAAACGATGACAAAACGTTTACCGCGCGCGAGACGCTTAATTCGGCCGAAGAAGTCGGCACCCCGATGGTGCTCGATCTCCACCATCATGCGGTAAACGATGGCGGAGAAACCGCTTCTTCGCTGTACAGCGAACTTTGGCCGCGTATCTTGCGGACGTGGGACATACCGCCCAAGGGGAATACAGATGTTCAGGCGAAGGAATCGCCCGAACGGCAAACGGCGGCCGACACGGCAGGACAAGCCGTCCCGCGGACAGCCGCAGTTGCCGCCAGTCCGGCCGAGGCGGACGCTTCCGCCGCCGACGACGGCTCCGGCCGCCGCGGCATGGAGGCGGGTGCAGCGGGCTCCTGCGGCAGCGGCGCAGAAGCTGGTGCGGCGCTCCCCGCGAAGCTGCCGCCTAAGCTGCATGTATCGAGCCCCAAGAGCGAGAAGGACCCGCGCGGCCACGCCGATTATGTGGAGGTGGAGCCTCTGCTCCGGTTTCTGCGGGAGACTGAAGGTTCGGTGGACCGGCTGGATTGCATGATTGAGGCCAAACAGAAGGACGCCGCGCTCTTCAAGCTTATGGACGATTTCCGGAGTTTGGAGGCGGCCGGAGAAGGCGTACGCATCATCGACGGCGCAAGCATTGAGGTGCTTTAA
- the acnA gene encoding aconitate hydratase AcnA, with translation MTQQNDYSVRDSLEVGGKPYVYYRLQGLEEQGLGKISKLPFSIKVLLEAAVRQFDGRAITREHVKQLATWADGREDKEIPFIPARIVLQDFTGVPVVVDLAAMRDTVKKSGGDPKQINPLVPVDLVIDHSVMVDAFGSPEALEYNMNIEFQRNEERYRFLRWAQTAFDNFRAVPPGTGIVHQVNLEYLASVAATKTKDGETVVYPDSLVGTDSHTTMINGLGVVGWGVGGIEAEAGMLGQPLYFVMPEVIGFRLTGSLAEGSTATDLALTVTQILRKKGVVGKFVEFFGPGLANIGLEDRATVANMAPEYGATIGFFPVDDVSLAFLRNTGRTDEQVALVEAYYKAQGMFRDAQTPDPVFSDIVELDLSSIVPSLAGPKRPQDRVELTAMKESFNGIIRTPIDKGGYGLSDSKIDEMIEVKHKDGTVSKMGTGAVVIAAITSCTNTSNPSVMLGAALVAKKAVERGLKKPGYVKSSLTPGSLVVTEYLKKANLLEPLEALGFHVAGYGCATCIGNSGPLPDEVSKAIADNDMTVAAVLSGNRNFEGRVHAQVKANYLASPPLVVAYALAGTVNIDLANDPIGYDSSNQPVYLKDIWPTSKEIADTISLAMSPEMFRAKYENVFTQNDRWNAIDVPQGESYEWDGNSTYIQNPPFFENLGPDVGDIADIKGSSVLALLGDSVTTDHISPAGNIKADSPAGKYLIEHGVAKEDFNSYGSRRGNHEVMMRGTFANIRIRNQVAPGTEGGVTTYLPTDEVMSIYDASMQYQDKGNNLVVIAGKEYGTGSSRDWAAKGTYLLGVKAVIAESFERIHRSNLVGMGVLPLQFQAGHGWSTLGITGRETFDIVGLSNDVQPGQTVHVNATREDGTTFEFPAIVRLDSLVDVDYYRNGGILQAVLRQMIAGNNK, from the coding sequence ATGACACAGCAAAACGATTACTCCGTTCGCGATTCTCTTGAAGTCGGCGGTAAGCCCTACGTTTACTACCGATTGCAAGGACTCGAGGAGCAAGGACTCGGCAAAATCTCGAAGCTGCCTTTTTCCATCAAGGTGCTGCTCGAAGCCGCTGTCCGTCAATTTGACGGCCGCGCGATAACGCGCGAGCATGTCAAACAGCTTGCAACATGGGCCGATGGCCGCGAGGACAAAGAAATCCCCTTCATCCCTGCCCGTATCGTTCTGCAGGACTTCACCGGCGTACCGGTCGTCGTCGACCTTGCCGCGATGCGCGACACCGTGAAGAAGTCGGGCGGCGACCCGAAGCAAATCAATCCGCTCGTTCCAGTCGACCTCGTTATCGACCATTCCGTTATGGTTGATGCGTTCGGCAGTCCCGAGGCGCTTGAGTACAACATGAACATCGAGTTCCAGCGCAACGAAGAGCGCTACCGCTTCCTCCGCTGGGCACAGACGGCATTCGATAATTTCCGTGCCGTACCGCCGGGCACCGGTATCGTTCACCAAGTGAACCTTGAATATCTGGCATCCGTTGCCGCTACGAAAACTAAAGACGGCGAAACGGTCGTTTATCCCGATTCGCTTGTCGGAACTGACTCCCATACGACAATGATCAACGGTCTTGGCGTAGTTGGCTGGGGCGTCGGCGGCATCGAGGCGGAAGCCGGCATGCTGGGACAACCGCTCTACTTCGTTATGCCGGAAGTCATCGGCTTCCGCTTGACAGGCAGCCTCGCTGAGGGTTCTACGGCGACTGACCTTGCCTTGACGGTTACGCAAATCCTCCGCAAGAAGGGCGTTGTCGGCAAATTCGTCGAATTCTTCGGTCCGGGTCTTGCCAACATCGGTCTGGAGGACCGCGCTACTGTAGCCAATATGGCTCCCGAATACGGCGCAACCATCGGCTTCTTCCCGGTCGACGATGTCTCGCTCGCCTTCCTGCGCAATACCGGCCGCACCGATGAGCAAGTGGCGCTGGTCGAAGCGTATTACAAAGCGCAAGGCATGTTCCGCGACGCTCAGACGCCGGATCCGGTCTTCTCCGATATTGTCGAGCTCGACCTGTCGTCGATCGTCCCTTCGCTCGCCGGCCCGAAACGTCCTCAGGACCGCGTAGAGCTGACGGCGATGAAGGAATCCTTCAACGGCATTATCCGCACGCCGATCGACAAAGGCGGTTACGGTTTGTCCGACAGCAAAATCGACGAAATGATCGAAGTGAAGCACAAGGACGGCACCGTCAGCAAAATGGGAACCGGCGCGGTTGTTATCGCTGCCATTACCAGCTGTACAAACACTTCTAACCCGAGCGTTATGCTGGGAGCGGCTCTCGTAGCCAAAAAAGCCGTCGAACGCGGACTGAAAAAGCCGGGATACGTAAAAAGCTCGCTCACCCCGGGTTCACTCGTCGTTACCGAATATTTGAAAAAAGCGAATCTTCTCGAGCCGCTCGAGGCGCTTGGGTTCCACGTAGCCGGTTACGGCTGCGCTACCTGTATCGGCAACTCCGGCCCGCTTCCCGATGAAGTCAGCAAAGCGATTGCCGACAACGATATGACGGTTGCGGCTGTCCTTTCCGGCAACCGGAACTTCGAAGGCCGCGTGCATGCGCAGGTTAAAGCCAACTATCTGGCTTCTCCGCCGCTCGTCGTCGCTTATGCGCTTGCCGGAACGGTCAACATCGATCTGGCGAACGATCCGATCGGCTACGACAGCAGCAACCAACCGGTGTATCTGAAGGACATTTGGCCTACGTCCAAAGAAATCGCCGATACGATCAGTCTCGCGATGAGTCCGGAAATGTTCCGCGCCAAATACGAAAATGTGTTTACGCAGAACGACCGTTGGAACGCGATCGATGTGCCTCAGGGCGAAAGCTATGAGTGGGACGGCAATTCGACATATATTCAGAACCCGCCGTTCTTCGAAAACCTCGGACCCGATGTCGGCGATATTGCCGATATTAAAGGATCCAGCGTACTTGCACTGCTTGGCGACTCGGTTACGACGGACCACATTTCGCCGGCCGGTAACATCAAGGCAGACAGCCCGGCAGGCAAATATTTGATCGAGCATGGCGTTGCGAAAGAAGACTTCAACTCCTACGGCTCACGCCGGGGCAACCATGAGGTCATGATGCGCGGTACGTTCGCGAATATCCGTATCCGCAACCAGGTGGCTCCAGGCACGGAAGGCGGCGTAACCACCTACCTCCCGACGGATGAAGTGATGTCCATCTATGACGCTTCGATGCAATATCAGGATAAAGGTAACAATCTCGTCGTTATCGCAGGCAAAGAGTACGGAACGGGCAGCTCCCGCGACTGGGCGGCTAAAGGCACGTACCTGCTTGGCGTCAAAGCCGTTATCGCCGAGAGCTTCGAGCGGATCCACCGCTCCAACCTTGTCGGCATGGGCGTTCTGCCTCTGCAGTTCCAGGCTGGTCACGGCTGGAGCACGCTAGGCATCACCGGCCGCGAAACGTTCGACATCGTCGGACTGAGCAACGACGTACAGCCAGGACAAACGGTACATGTCAACGCTACCCGCGAAGACGGCACCACCTTCGAATTTCCGGCAATCGTCCGTCTCGACTCCCTCGTCGATGTCGACTATTACCGCAACGGCGGCATCCTCCAAGCTGTACTTCGTCAGATGATCGCCGGCAACAATAAGTAA
- a CDS encoding IclR family transcriptional regulator, producing MSEDGKSNVRAVERALDILLCFADRNEWAMTEIAENVGLHKSTVHRMLATLEDKGFVIRDRASDRYRLGLRIWELSANMSGADDPAIVCLPQMEQLRDMLGETVSLYLRDGNERIRIQAVQSNQAVRRVAPVGARLPLYVGASSKVLIAFEEPAKREELLHDASWPASFDTKQFLEQIEEIRKLGYATSIEEREQGAAAVSAPIFNRAGKLAAALSVSGPASRLTPEKMREQAAAIIEAARHLGAMLK from the coding sequence ATGAGCGAGGATGGAAAGTCGAATGTGCGCGCTGTCGAACGGGCACTTGATATACTGCTTTGCTTTGCCGACAGAAACGAATGGGCGATGACAGAAATAGCGGAAAATGTCGGTCTGCACAAAAGCACCGTTCATCGTATGCTCGCTACCCTTGAAGATAAAGGTTTTGTTATCCGCGACCGGGCTTCCGACCGCTACCGGCTCGGTCTGCGGATTTGGGAGCTTTCGGCGAATATGTCGGGAGCGGACGATCCTGCCATCGTATGTTTACCCCAAATGGAGCAGCTGAGGGATATGCTGGGCGAGACGGTCAGCCTATACCTTCGGGACGGTAATGAACGGATACGGATTCAGGCGGTGCAGAGTAACCAGGCAGTCCGCAGAGTGGCGCCGGTGGGCGCAAGGCTGCCTCTTTACGTTGGAGCATCCAGCAAGGTGCTGATCGCCTTTGAGGAGCCGGCTAAGCGCGAGGAGCTGCTGCATGACGCTTCGTGGCCGGCCTCTTTCGACACGAAGCAGTTTCTTGAGCAAATAGAGGAGATTCGCAAGCTTGGTTACGCCACAAGCATTGAGGAAAGAGAACAGGGTGCGGCTGCTGTTTCGGCGCCGATCTTCAACCGGGCTGGCAAGCTTGCGGCGGCTCTATCCGTCTCAGGTCCGGCAAGCCGGTTAACGCCGGAGAAAATGCGCGAGCAGGCTGCTGCGATTATCGAAGCGGCGCGCCACCTCGGCGCCATGCTGAAGTAG
- a CDS encoding sulfite exporter TauE/SafE family protein — protein sequence MLELVFLILLGLVAAVFGSIVGLGGGIIIVPSLVLLGPQLTGSEIGHSTAVGTSLAVLIVTALASTLAFAKKKRVDFRSGWLLFITSGPAAMIGSALTSHLKNGVFQLVFGIFMLLMAGLLVARDYLKPIVREWPVQRSFTDVNGVTHTYGYALLPALLVGFFVGLVSGLFGIGGGSLFVPVMVLLFRFPPHLATATSMFVIFLSSILGSGVHIWLGEIDWRIVLALVPGAWIGGKIGAYIASRMTGKGLLWLLRVTLVLLAIELIIEGGVQL from the coding sequence ATGCTTGAGCTTGTTTTTCTCATTTTACTCGGGCTCGTCGCCGCGGTGTTCGGAAGCATCGTCGGCCTTGGCGGCGGCATTATCATTGTACCGTCGCTCGTCCTGCTCGGACCGCAGCTCACGGGATCGGAGATAGGGCATTCGACCGCAGTCGGAACCTCGCTTGCCGTATTGATTGTAACGGCTCTCGCTTCGACGCTTGCCTTTGCGAAGAAGAAGAGAGTCGATTTCCGCAGCGGCTGGCTGTTGTTCATTACGAGCGGTCCGGCGGCGATGATCGGCTCAGCGCTGACCAGTCATTTGAAGAATGGGGTTTTTCAGCTTGTTTTCGGAATCTTCATGCTGCTGATGGCCGGCCTGCTTGTCGCACGGGATTACTTGAAGCCGATTGTGCGTGAGTGGCCGGTGCAGCGGAGCTTCACGGATGTAAACGGAGTGACTCATACGTATGGTTATGCCCTCCTCCCTGCGCTGCTAGTAGGATTCTTCGTCGGACTCGTGTCCGGTTTGTTTGGAATCGGCGGCGGCTCTCTGTTCGTTCCCGTCATGGTGCTGCTGTTTCGTTTTCCGCCGCATCTGGCCACCGCGACCTCGATGTTCGTTATTTTTCTGTCATCGATCCTTGGGAGCGGGGTCCATATATGGCTGGGGGAAATCGACTGGCGGATTGTGCTCGCTCTCGTTCCAGGCGCATGGATCGGCGGCAAAATCGGCGCATATATCGCCTCCCGCATGACTGGCAAGGGGCTGCTTTGGCTGCTCCGCGTAACACTGGTACTGCTGGCGATAGAACTGATTATCGAAGGCGGGGTACAATTGTAA
- the fabI gene encoding enoyl-ACP reductase FabI: MNGLLTGKNVLVMGVANDRSIAWAIAQSLAAQGARLAFTYESDRVEERVRKLADTIPGSVILPCNVTVDEEIESLAAQLKEHFGVLHGLVHSIAFAKTDELEGMFVDTSRAGFTLAHDISAYSLTAVAQRVYPLMTEGGSIMTMTYLGAERALRNYNVMGVAKAALEASVRYLATDLGQFNVRVNAISAGPIRTLAAKGIKDFNSILRQVEEKAPLRRTTEAAEVGDTAMFLMSHLSRGITGEVIYVDNGYNIVGV; encoded by the coding sequence ATGAACGGATTGTTAACCGGAAAAAATGTGCTTGTTATGGGTGTGGCCAATGACCGCAGTATCGCATGGGCGATTGCACAGTCGCTTGCGGCGCAGGGCGCCAGACTTGCTTTTACATACGAGAGCGACCGCGTGGAGGAGCGTGTCCGGAAGCTGGCGGACACGATTCCCGGCTCCGTCATTCTACCGTGCAATGTCACGGTGGATGAAGAAATCGAGTCGCTCGCTGCTCAGCTGAAGGAGCATTTCGGAGTTCTTCACGGCTTGGTGCACAGCATCGCCTTTGCCAAGACGGATGAGCTGGAAGGCATGTTCGTAGACACGTCGCGCGCCGGCTTTACCCTAGCGCATGATATCAGCGCTTATTCGCTGACTGCCGTCGCGCAGCGCGTTTATCCGCTGATGACCGAGGGCGGAAGCATCATGACGATGACTTACCTGGGCGCAGAACGGGCCCTTCGCAATTATAACGTTATGGGTGTGGCGAAAGCCGCTCTGGAAGCGTCGGTCCGTTATTTGGCCACGGATCTCGGGCAGTTCAATGTACGGGTTAACGCTATATCAGCAGGTCCGATCCGGACGCTCGCGGCAAAAGGCATCAAGGACTTTAATTCGATACTCCGCCAAGTCGAGGAGAAGGCTCCGCTTCGCCGGACAACCGAAGCCGCCGAAGTCGGCGATACGGCGATGTTCCTCATGAGCCACCTGTCGCGCGGGATTACGGGAGAGGTTATCTACGTGGACAACGGCTATAATATCGTCGGAGTCTAG
- a CDS encoding inositol monophosphatase family protein has product MSQEQNVSAVGGKSFTAVAINCAAKAGEWIKTKLGNHTSLALKYSSKDLVTEVDKGAEKMIRSLVLTHFPHHSFLGEEGVEPGPEASARALQSVRDAEYLWIVDPVDGTTNFVHGFPFFSVSIALAHKGEVIVGVVYDPMRDELFVAEKGKGAYVHGKRSQVSEETTLGESLIATGFPPDQQFALPLNMKGLQALVPQVRNIRAGGSAALHMAYVAAGRLSGFWEWGLNAWDLAAGSLLVSESGGRVSDIKGNPYDLGVRHVAATNGHIHDELISVLQKDNAAG; this is encoded by the coding sequence GTGAGTCAAGAACAGAATGTCTCTGCAGTAGGGGGCAAAAGCTTTACCGCTGTTGCCATCAACTGTGCGGCCAAAGCTGGCGAATGGATTAAAACCAAACTTGGAAACCATACAAGCTTAGCGTTAAAATACTCCTCAAAGGACCTTGTCACCGAAGTGGACAAGGGGGCGGAGAAAATGATCCGAAGCCTGGTGCTGACGCACTTCCCGCATCATTCCTTTCTGGGCGAAGAAGGGGTCGAGCCAGGGCCGGAGGCCTCGGCGCGCGCGCTGCAAAGCGTCCGTGACGCGGAGTATCTGTGGATCGTTGATCCTGTCGACGGAACGACAAATTTCGTTCACGGCTTCCCGTTCTTCTCCGTATCCATTGCGCTTGCGCATAAAGGCGAGGTTATTGTCGGAGTTGTATATGACCCGATGCGTGATGAGCTGTTTGTGGCTGAAAAAGGAAAAGGCGCTTATGTGCATGGAAAGCGCTCTCAGGTATCGGAGGAAACGACGCTGGGGGAGAGCTTAATTGCCACCGGCTTCCCGCCCGACCAGCAATTTGCGCTGCCGCTGAATATGAAAGGGCTGCAGGCTCTTGTGCCGCAGGTACGCAATATCCGGGCCGGCGGATCGGCCGCCCTCCATATGGCTTATGTTGCGGCAGGACGATTAAGCGGGTTCTGGGAATGGGGGCTGAATGCGTGGGATCTGGCAGCGGGTTCGCTGCTTGTTTCGGAGTCCGGCGGACGCGTGTCCGACATTAAAGGAAACCCGTATGATCT
- a CDS encoding D-alanine--D-alanine ligase, with amino-acid sequence MGKKVRVGLVYGGRSGEHEVSLQTALAVMKAFDYSKYEIKPFYITKEGEWRAGSPLLSPPDQVELLRLAGGDAASGTEALMPVFTGLSDRQAASGGTAPASPEGKPIDVVFPLLHGTFGEDGTIQGMLEMAGIPYVGAGVLASAVGMDKIMMKKVFAQEGLPQCVFRYFNRTQWEKDPAFFIMEIEVALGYPCFVKPANLGSSVGISKARNREELIAAIDYALRFDRKVIVEEFIDAREIEVSVLGNDEPRASVAGEITSSSEFYDYKAKYIDGKSMMHIPANIPSETAEAVREMAIRAFLAIDGSGLSRVDFFLCKSDGRLLINEVNTMPGFTPYSMYPLMWKESGISYIELLDTLIQLAISRHAEKQRIDYGGGSPV; translated from the coding sequence ATGGGGAAGAAGGTTCGCGTCGGACTCGTTTACGGGGGACGCTCGGGTGAACATGAAGTATCGCTGCAGACTGCGCTTGCGGTCATGAAAGCTTTTGACTACAGCAAATATGAAATCAAACCTTTCTATATTACAAAAGAAGGCGAGTGGCGCGCAGGCAGTCCGCTCCTGTCGCCGCCTGACCAGGTGGAACTGCTTCGCCTTGCCGGGGGCGATGCGGCGTCCGGTACGGAAGCGCTCATGCCCGTCTTCACCGGGCTTTCGGACCGGCAGGCCGCCTCTGGCGGCACTGCACCGGCTTCCCCGGAAGGCAAGCCGATCGATGTCGTTTTCCCGCTGCTGCACGGTACGTTCGGCGAGGACGGCACGATTCAAGGGATGCTCGAAATGGCCGGCATCCCTTATGTAGGAGCCGGCGTACTGGCATCGGCAGTAGGCATGGACAAGATTATGATGAAGAAAGTGTTCGCTCAGGAAGGCTTGCCGCAATGTGTATTCCGCTATTTTAACCGGACCCAGTGGGAGAAGGACCCCGCCTTTTTTATTATGGAAATTGAAGTGGCGCTCGGTTATCCCTGCTTCGTGAAGCCCGCTAACCTCGGATCCAGCGTAGGCATATCCAAAGCGCGTAACCGAGAGGAACTGATCGCCGCAATCGATTATGCTCTTCGTTTCGACCGCAAGGTGATAGTTGAAGAATTCATCGACGCCCGCGAAATCGAGGTGAGCGTACTCGGCAATGACGAGCCGCGCGCATCGGTAGCGGGTGAAATTACGTCTTCAAGCGAATTTTATGACTATAAGGCCAAATACATCGACGGCAAATCGATGATGCATATCCCCGCGAACATCCCGTCCGAAACGGCGGAAGCGGTGCGCGAGATGGCAATCCGTGCTTTTCTCGCTATTGACGGCTCAGGACTCTCCCGGGTTGATTTCTTCCTCTGTAAATCGGACGGTCGTCTGCTTATCAATGAAGTGAACACGATGCCGGGCTTTACTCCTTATAGTATGTATCCACTCATGTGGAAGGAAAGCGGCATTTCATACATCGAGCTTCTCGACACGCTCATTCAGCTGGCAATTTCCCGCCATGCGGAGAAACAGCGCATTGATTATGGCGGAGGAAGTCCGGTCTAA
- a CDS encoding amidase domain-containing protein encodes MPHSRTRTGSGTGPGRKQVRTGSRDADNSSASIKEPPLEGWKAAVHEYVKLYNQAEIDRYAPVFDGFVTDGDHLSRYTHRLSRMREQELLRGVLPSRSETSAKLLRVSESGSLTEAAALIELRIKRTIEQRGRVYTEDRCERERLWLTADGDGYRISRIEPLVSERRPRYSMSESFPSQLAYPQDYANEGIPQSTPYINYDILPNFKHGRVGIRYRRDLAAAYADRWWNEPNPAYENFEVNCTNYVSQCLFAGHAPMNYTGRRNTGWWYRGRSGGREMWSYSWSVAGALQLYLSGRRQSGLRATAVDSAEQLSLGDVIIYDWSGDNRFQHSTVVTAFDAAGMPLVNANTVPSRHRYWDYKDSYAWTEQTRYRFFHIADEF; translated from the coding sequence ATGCCGCATTCGCGAACGCGTACAGGCTCCGGAACCGGGCCGGGAAGAAAACAGGTCCGCACCGGCAGCCGTGACGCCGACAACAGCAGCGCAAGCATTAAGGAGCCTCCGCTTGAGGGGTGGAAAGCGGCGGTGCATGAATATGTAAAGCTGTACAACCAAGCGGAAATCGACCGTTATGCGCCGGTTTTTGACGGCTTTGTCACCGATGGCGATCATTTGTCCCGCTACACTCATCGGCTCTCAAGAATGCGGGAGCAGGAGCTGCTTCGCGGCGTTCTGCCTTCGCGCAGCGAGACGAGCGCCAAGCTTCTTCGCGTGAGCGAGTCCGGCTCCCTTACGGAGGCTGCGGCGCTGATTGAGCTGCGCATTAAACGTACGATCGAGCAGCGCGGCCGCGTATATACGGAGGACAGGTGCGAGCGCGAAAGGCTTTGGCTTACCGCCGATGGCGACGGATACCGAATCTCCCGAATCGAGCCTTTAGTCTCGGAGAGGCGGCCAAGGTACAGCATGTCCGAATCGTTTCCTTCACAGCTGGCGTATCCGCAGGATTACGCAAATGAAGGGATACCGCAATCCACACCTTATATAAATTATGACATTTTACCGAATTTCAAACATGGGCGGGTCGGAATTCGCTACAGACGGGATTTGGCCGCCGCATATGCCGACCGTTGGTGGAACGAACCGAATCCCGCCTATGAAAACTTTGAAGTGAACTGCACCAATTATGTATCTCAATGCCTCTTTGCAGGCCACGCGCCTATGAACTATACTGGTAGGAGGAATACGGGGTGGTGGTACCGTGGACGCAGCGGAGGCCGCGAAATGTGGAGCTACAGCTGGTCTGTGGCGGGAGCGCTGCAGCTTTATTTGTCCGGCCGCCGGCAAAGCGGACTCCGGGCCACCGCGGTTGATTCCGCGGAGCAGCTGTCGCTTGGAGATGTCATCATCTACGACTGGAGCGGGGACAACCGCTTTCAGCACAGCACGGTCGTCACCGCGTTCGATGCGGCCGGCATGCCGCTCGTCAACGCGAATACCGTCCCAAGCCGTCACCGCTACTGGGACTATAAGGACTCTTATGCCTGGACGGAACAGACAAGGTACCGCTTTTTCCATATTGCCGACGAGTTTTAA
- a CDS encoding NAD-dependent epimerase, which produces MTQLLVTGCAGFIGFHAAARWLKEGGSVIGIDNLGDYYDPSLKQSRLALLEKMPGFTFVKAGLENKEQLSRIFETSRPEKVLHLAAQPGVRHSIDNPHAYIDANIIGFLNVLEACRKYGTGHLLYASSSSVYGANTAMPLSVSGNVDHPVSLYAATKKANELMAHSYSHLFGIPTTGLRFFTVYGPWGRPDMALFKFTKAIIAGEPITVYNNGQMKRDFTYIDDIVDGIVRLIPHAPMPDPTWDRSNPDPSSSYAPYRIYNIGNNKPVKLLDFIAVLEQALGRKAIIEWAPMQPGDVLDTCADIDPLRQEIGFDPRTPIEEGIPRFVEWYLSEYQKV; this is translated from the coding sequence ATGACACAATTGCTCGTGACCGGCTGCGCGGGGTTTATCGGCTTTCATGCGGCTGCAAGATGGCTTAAGGAAGGCGGATCGGTGATCGGCATCGATAATCTCGGCGACTATTACGATCCGTCGCTTAAACAGTCGCGGCTTGCCTTATTGGAGAAGATGCCCGGATTCACCTTCGTAAAAGCGGGCCTCGAGAATAAGGAGCAGCTGAGCCGGATATTCGAAACCTCCAGGCCGGAAAAGGTGCTTCACCTTGCCGCGCAGCCCGGTGTCCGCCACAGTATAGATAATCCTCATGCCTATATCGATGCGAATATTATCGGCTTTCTCAATGTTCTTGAAGCTTGCCGTAAATATGGAACCGGCCATCTGCTTTACGCTTCCTCCAGCTCCGTATACGGCGCTAATACGGCCATGCCGCTGTCAGTCTCGGGCAATGTCGACCATCCGGTCAGTCTATATGCGGCCACGAAGAAAGCGAACGAATTGATGGCGCATTCTTACAGCCACTTGTTCGGCATTCCGACAACGGGTCTGCGGTTTTTTACCGTTTACGGACCATGGGGGCGGCCGGATATGGCGCTGTTCAAGTTTACCAAGGCCATCATTGCCGGGGAGCCGATTACGGTTTACAACAATGGTCAAATGAAGCGCGATTTCACTTACATCGATGATATTGTCGACGGAATTGTACGGTTGATTCCGCATGCGCCGATGCCGGACCCGACATGGGACCGCAGCAATCCCGACCCTTCTTCAAGCTATGCGCCCTATCGGATATATAACATCGGTAATAATAAACCTGTTAAATTATTGGACTTTATCGCAGTTCTCGAGCAAGCTCTGGGCCGCAAAGCAATTATTGAATGGGCGCCGATGCAGCCTGGAGATGTCCTCGACACTTGTGCCGATATCGACCCACTGCGGCAAGAGATCGGCTTTGACCCGAGGACGCCGATCGAAGAAGGGATTCCGCGCTTTGTCGAGTGGTATTTGTCCGAATATCAGAAAGTGTAA